The nucleotide window AAGAACTTTCTTTGGAgaacaagatttttttataaagatattTCTAGTATCTTCTTTAGGTGTTATAACTTCTCATGCCATAGAAAGATTTAATGgctttgttgttttcttataGATAATGTTTCATGGATACCTTTTTCTTATATGTTGATTTCAGTGTTTTTCAAGTGGAAAATttgtatgtttttaatttacatAATTGGGTGGCCGTGTTAGTGAAATGAatctttgataatttttttggtggaaGTGGACTAAGAGGATTTAAATCCTTTAGGTTGGAAATTTACTTGGCTTCACTCAAATGGGGTGGTAATGAGCCGGATAGATAAAGTTCTTGTTTTGGATAATTGGGTCACACCTAGGATACACCGGTTCTTTGGGTGCTTCCTAGAGATGTATCTGATCATGAGAAATGTTAGCAACATTCTCTTTTAAACATTCTCTTTaatactcactcttttattgatttaaatcattgtgAATCTACACTTTGGAAATAGCACCCACACAAAGTGGCGGGACATACATGTATTccatccaataaaagagtggGTAGATAAAGTGTTCAAAAGTAAATGTTGCTAGCATTTTTCATGATCACCGCTTCTTTTAGGATTTGTGTTTCATCatgaaatttgttatttttcataaaataatatgaaaatttaatggTAAACACGCTCCATTCTTGAAATGTATGCATTAAATGTGTTGAATCTTTCTTTTTCACTTGTTCAAGAATCTCactaaatattcatttttcGATGATGTTGATAGATTTACTATCATAACTAAAATCAACGTTAACACCGGGCTTAGGCCCTCCCtgctataaaataaataaatatcaatgcTAAGAACCAGCCAtaacttaattaattaagtgtgtgtttgatttgacattggtgagaattgattttgatagaattgaatttaagagaattgattttgattaaaagtgagttgaatgagATTTTAATAGCCGATTGCATCAAAGTTAAGTGGACCATATTGCATCTAATTTCAAATACATTTAAAAGCATGTGGACATCACAACttgcatatttaattttacatttcaagataaaaatattttctattcctttattTGTTGTCCCCGTTTAGGATCAATGAATGAGTGAATAGTTCGCTGATACAatacatgtaaaaaaataacaaccactatttattttattctcttgCACCATAGATTAACTCCTTTTAGGTGTCAGAACATACATCTTACAGGCATGTGAATCTAACTCAGCAGAGATTTCACCCGAAACCATTGATTGTGTTGAGTGCTGCAAAAATCATTACACACCATCAAAACCATATGAATTTAAATTGCTTTGCACAATACAATGAAAAATGAGCCTAACCAACTCTCTTACCTCCCATAAATCTCTTGCATCAACTATAGTTTCTGATTTCAGACCTATGTCTGACCAAGATGCAGTTACTGTTGCATTTGATGAACTTCTATTCCATAAGACCACTGCTACTTTGTTATTATTGAGAGGACCTGCCCATACCTATATCCATATAATTTTTAGTAAGAAGTTGTATGTAAGAACTATGAGACAATTTTCACAtgcatatgtatgtatataataCACAAATGATTTCATTATAAGGTTGCATTAGTTTGCATTTATCACAGCCTGCTCTAGATCCATGTATTGATTTGAAAGTTAAACAAATTTAGTATCATTATAAGTTGTGAGAAATCAAACTTAAACACCATAAAATATAAAGGGAAAGATAATAATGTCACCTCTAAATCATTGTtgctttttactttctttccctGAACTCCAAGTTTATCTGCAATACCACAAGAAACGTGTAAGTTTCAAAGCATTctttattgaagaaattaatacatttttctttcaaGAAAGTCTACTTACCTTGGTTTACTGCAATAACTTCAGAGTTACTTATCAATTCATACGTGATATTATCCATTGCTTGAATATTACAACCAACTAATAAAGGGGCCTATTTAAACccaataaaatagttaaaaaaaacaaactaatgaCATATTACTTTGTCTCAACAATAggtatataaaaattatttcatgcACCTTAGCTAATGCCCAGATGCTGAAATGGGAACGATATTCCTCTGTTGTCATGCCTCCATTTCCAACTTCAAGCATATCAGGATCTAATATCCAAACATTAATGACACATACGAGGAATTAATATTGGAGTTTGATGTACTTGTAATGATCTTAAGTTTAACATGCATAACATTACTAGTGAGGTTAATTAATTACCATTCCATCCTCCAGGTCCAGCATAAGATGCCCATTTGTCATTTACATCTATTATAGAAGTCATGCTAAGGGATGGAATAAAGTTAGTTGGTCataatataagaaaatgaagaaaataattgattttttttactattccAGTTATAATATTAAGTTTACtcgaagaaaatgaaaaaaaaaatatgaagaaaatgaagaaaataagtgAGTTATCATATTAATTTTACCTATTCCAGTTATCTTCAATATCTCCTGTTGTTCTCCAACTATTTCCCACACTTTTGGCCCATGTAGCAGGATCTTCCCATCCCCTAtgtttcaaaaaagaaattataatgaaatataaaatgaaatatcaaTTATGTATGAGAAACATTATCACCAATCCAGCTCACCATTCACACATAGAGAAGAAGATTGGCCTTCCAGATTTTAATAAGGCTTCACTCATTGGTGGATACCTGATTTACACAACGTATGAAACTAGTAAGtactattttttacaaaatattaagtATGTTGATATACctattttaatttgaagaaaataaattaaatacctTTCTCTAACGCTTATACCATTATTTTCACAATTATCATACTTCAAATAGTCGACTCcctaaagaaaaatttgaaccaaTATTGGTTAACAACATAAGGTTAGAAATAGAATATAATgttgataaaattgaaaaatgattttcaaataatgtatgtatatatggtTTACCCAAGAAGCAAATGTTTTGGCATCTTGTATTTCATGTCCTAGTGATCCAGGCATACGTTTACTACAAGTTTGATTTCTGCATAGCAATTGTAAGTGATCATAAATAATGCTTGAACAATCATATTCATGatcatgaaataaaatttaatatgtcGATACCCGGCATCTGAATAAATTCCCAACTTCATGCCTTTCCTGTGAATATAATGAGCTAGAGCCTTGATTCCTGAAGGAAACGTTGAAGCCTTGGGAACCATATTTCCCTAACATATTTAACTTGTCAGAGATATAAacactataatatatatattaatctattaatttaaattcacttaacctgtatttttttaaaatacacataaaagtacatgaagaaaataaacataCAAATCAATGGATTTTTTAAGATATATATTAAATACCTGTGAGTCTCGATTAAGTTCCGCCCAACAAtcatctgaagaaaaaaaaacatgcaaatttatattattaaaatatgttttcataaataaataatgtctatataatattttacacataataaaaaaaatacattaatatttttaaaaaattctctacaagaaactttaaaaaaaatatcaactaaaTATTCACTCGTCAACAAAATAAAGAGTAAGTATGGTAGCAGCAATGATCGTTGTAGTTGCCACTTGCCACCTACCTAAATTGATATACTTGTACCCTAGGGCAGCAAGTCCAGTTGACACCATTGCATCAGCTGAAATGATAAATCAATATTGTTTACTTCAattgaattaaatatatttaaactgTAAAAATAATAGGGAACAtcataataatgataataaacatATATACCTGTATCTCGGATTAAACTTTCATTTATATCACAACCGAAATGGTTCCAACTATTCCATCTGAACAtcataaatataattgattagGAAACTATATACTTTCATGTATTTAATTGGAGAAAATTATGTGCATTTTTATGTGAgaatcataaaagaaaaaatggataTATTTGAATGAACAATGGATCCGTCATACCCCATGGGAGGTGTCTGACCAAGTCCATTTTGCAACATATAACTCTTAATTTTGGTTACATTGTTGTTGTTTCCTAATAATCGAGCAGCTGAAGATGATGGAACACTTGCAATAATATTCAGCAACATGAGGATACAAAATGCAAGCACCATCAATCTAGCCATTGCTCTAATTATTTGAACTTCCAATGAACCTATGAATAATGAAGGATGATGAATATTGCATAACTTTATAGTGGTATATATAAGACCAACCATGCAAGCAATTTGATGATTTCTGACATTGGCCAacatgcaattaatattgttattCAAAATGGAAATGATATTTTGTTCTTCCGTCAGTTTGTCCACTAGATGAATGAATTGAATATAATAGCTGTAGTCTTCATTTTCCTCATAACAATACATACATCATTATGATGctatgtttttatattattttggcttttttgtttttttatgtaacatatatatactttttatgTGATGTAAAGAgtgacaaatttatttatttctcattAAGAAAAACTTATTACCAAACCCATTTGGGTTGGCCTCGTGCGGATGACTTGAGTCCTTAAAATTTACTTCTTCTTAAAGTTTCTGATTCGATTATTTACTGTGCCAATTTGAGTGGGATACTTTACCTTATTAATAAAAAACTTGTTACCGTAAATATAAAATAGGATttattaagtaaatggtccttataaatattcagaattttatttgtagtccctacaaaataaaatcacattttttagtccctgcaaaattttccatcaacatctttagtccctgtaaaaattttACGTcagcatttttggtccctaaaatactaaagaaaaatgtcacaggaactaaaaagtgtgattttattttgtagcgACTAAAACAAAATGGGTTAACAGTGCTTTACCCTcatataatataggtcatttccgattttccccctgtaaaatattttttttaatttcatccttgtaatttgaatttttttttggttttggaccttcatgaaaaatttcactccctgtaatttgagtaaatttaggtttacccccttctaatttgagcaaatttcggtttaccccttgttaatttgagcaaatttcgttTTACCATCTGTCAAATattcgattttgtacagtcaaaattcatgaaggtccaaaaccaaaatcttcaaattacaaagacgaaatccaaaaacaatattttacaggagtaaaaccgaaaatgaccaaTATTGCAGGgagtaaaacactattaacccaaacgaaattatgaatatttataggaattattatttaattaactctATTAACCCTATAAAAATATAGGGTATTGTCTATGGAGTAAATATGTAGCATTAGTTATATAATGTACATCTgattcaaataataattattgttacattaaaagattttaaaaaatgatactATGTTGCAAAACTATTTGTACATATTATTATAGGCTGATGTCAAAACTTATTTATGAGTAATTGGCAGGACGGGAGAGTATGGCTATCTCCCCGGTTCATGCATTCTAACTATTTTTGAATAAagtattcaaaaaatatattgagtttgttataattattatgggcattccaaaacaaaacaagtagACCTTTCCTTTATCTTCTGCAGTTTTCAATGATGAGTATGGAATGAATTTCTTTCTTACACTCTTCATACAATATATCCCGTCACATTTTttcaatcatacatatattaccTTAATTACTTTCAAGGTAAAAGATACATAGACATAGAGAGATAAATTTATTTCCCTCATCATACAAAAGATATATAAAAGTATgagcggaaaaaaaaaatggccaACATAGTATGGAGATTGGCTAATATCTTATAGGGTCTTActaacttgtgccttaagggcgcacaagataagaaactaaataaagaaatttaacattgaaaattgtgcattcataaTCCTAAcagcttaaaaatttatattttcaatacaatatttattgtttatttctattttaagatCGTAATCTTGTGCCctaaaggcacaagttaacatttccctatcTTATAATTACCTGAGTTTGACTTCTATTACCAGACATAGGTGGCCTAATGTTATAACCTTTAATTTTGACTctaaataagccaatccaaacagaccattctgcaattgaaattttttgagtCATAACCTTAGTTAATTTAGGGTCTTTCACTTTGGTTATTTGTAGATATTTGCAAGTATTTTATCCGTTATTTTGTATGATATTTACAAGTATTTTATCCAATTTTAGGCCGGGAACTTTGGTTATTTGATGTTTGCAAAGTTAGTTGCAAatatttgatgatgaattttttattttggtattcTTAAGCACCAAAAAGCTTCACCACAAAAGCTTCATGACGAGAAGCCAATGAGTGGATGCACAATTATGAAAGGTTTTGATGAAACTGAAGAATCTAAAGCACCAAGAACTTCAACACAATGGAAGATAAGTCtcaactaagttgtttatcctaAACAATTACACACACTTGGTAAAAATGGAGTAGAAAATTAGAATGGCGTCAATTTCTGCCGAGAACACTTTTACACTCATAcaaggtttaaaaaaaaaatggtgactGAACAATTGCACACCACCAACATAGGCATAGCCATGGCTGACTGATAATATTTCAGCTCTAGAATAGTCAACATTTATAATCAAATTATCAAAACATCACCATGTAAAATCTTCATCAATACCCTAACAGTACATCAGATTAAAACACAACGATCACACAATTATGCTGGTAAAAAAAGAGTATTTATTCATGTATATTATTTCTCTCCCTTATGTTCCTCTCAAGGCCGCAAGCCTAGCAGCTAAATCATCATAATCGGGTAAGTTGGGATGCACATGTCGAGCTTCTTTTGCTCTATCGGGCTGAAACGAAGCAGCTCGAGTAAACACTTTGTTGATTTCCATCTCTTGTGATTGTTCATGAGGAAGAGAAACTGATCGAGGTGCACGAGGGATGATATCTGGTGTCTTATCAGGTCCATCATCCATTTGGTGTGCATGACGACTTTTAGACCTTCTTCTTGCTTTCTCGGGCATGGAGATGGTTGGCTTTTTGCTATAATGGATCAGCAATCTGTCTATTaccctttcttcttcatcttttttatgTTTCTCATCGTCAAACAAAATTTGTAGGCCACGTTTTGATTCGTCTCGTCTCTTGCTCTTTGATTTTCTCGCAGCTTCAGCATCTTCTTTATTGGCATCATTGTGTGTAGACCGTGATTTCGAGTGCCTCCGCCTCgtagatttttgttttaatataggAAATTCTCTGGCCTCTCCAAGAACAGCAGATTCTTTCTCATAATCCTGTTTACTCGGTTGAGCATGTCTAGAGGCCTGCACATCCTGTTCAGAATTATCCAAACTGGATCGGATTCTCTCTGTAGTAGAAGCAGCATCAGACTTTTGATGTATTGAAGGATTTGTTGGGATGCCATCGTTGTCAATATGTGAAGATGCTAATTCAGTTCTTTGTGTGCTCGTCTTGAGTTTAGAATTAGGTTTTACATAAGGTGGTGGGATGCCATTACTGTAGTACGGCTTTACCTTAGGAGTTTCATCCTTTTGAACTTTTCTCTGAGAGTTATCAAGATCAGGTAGTCCACCATGATTAACAGCAAATGGCTCATTCAAATTGCTCTTCGAATGAAATCCCGCATGACTTGGAGACTTTCTAGCAGTGGCAGTGTCCGGGGTTTCTCTCACACGGGTGGTATTCCCCTTTCTATCATGTAAATCAGAACCATCGTCAAATTGGTGCACTCTCTTATCCTGAGAAGAACATCCAATTGGTGGTTTTAGCATACTACCCTCCTTCCAATAGACACCTTTCTGAGAAGTAAGCTCTTCTTTTCCTGGCAACGGATTGCCGTGGCTATCCCTCGGTAGATTGACTTCATCATACCTAGTGATTGGCTTGAATCCTTTTTCAGGGAGCTTAGATTTGGGATGAAGATAATTTTCATCTGCTTTTGAGACAGCAGCTTCCTTACCATTCCGATATTTGTGCCCACCGTTAGATTGATCAGGACTTTTATCTAACAAAATCTCAGCCTTGCCTTGTAATGGTTTCCCAACTGAATGGTCAGATTTATGAGTATTGTGGCCCTGCACAAGCAAATGTATTTTATTGGTATTGGTATTGGTATATACACAAACATATAAGTATATGTTAAAATGGTTTCCAGACTGGAAAATAAAAACCTCGAGGACTAAATCAATCATGTAAATAATGAGGAAAACATTAACTATATCAAGAATTGGGAAAATTTTAAATGTAATGAACAAGACTaatagaaaaatgtaaaaagagGCTGAGGACAACACCTTAGCAGAGGATTTTGACATCCTCAGTTCAAAAGCTTTGGAGTCCCACTTTATTTGAAACTCTGAAGAAATCTCTTGCATCAAGCGAACCTTCTGCTCCAAGGTAAAAGACTTTGGATTCAAATTTGCAGCAAACTGATAAGTAGCAATTTAATCAGTCAGTTCAGGAGTAAGTCATAAATATGTATAATTGTAatgatataagaaaaaaattgagagtGACCTCTTGATTGACATAACAATCTAGACAGTTTCCGTATCTCTCCTGAAATATTTGCCGAAGGTCACGTAACTCTGGTAGATCAGAAAATCTTGCTGCGGCAATAATCAGACAAGCTATAGCTTCTCTGCATTCCTCAGGGCATCCACTGTAAAAGATTGAAACAACTTAATTACGTCAATTAAGGGATATTTAGCCACTACATGTGTCAGAAAATGCACATCAGTATACAAAAGAAAGTCAACTACAGTATTTCACATGAACTATTGGATAATGACACTCCTGTTCCATTCGtatcaaaactcaaaagaattACAGAGAATACAGAAAGTGTTAGGACCAATACTCAGATGACCAGCTCAAAATaattaagacaaataataataatattgcaacagtaaaatttataccaactacaaaatgaataatttttgtCACTCTTGTTAAGAAAACAACTCTTTTGTCACCCTTTCACATTTCTGTGCTTCACATGTATGCCATAaatcattattttaataattgtaCGTGTATGCCATCATATGACATCAAAACATTAAGTTTTTTTCTACCTAGGGAATGAATAATTTTGGGCCTTTCTTTCACATTTTTGTCCTTCACAGGCGTGCCATCAATCATTATTCTTATAATTTTCAGATGATGAAAATTATTTCAGATGATGAAAATTATCCGTTATAATTAGATAGAGTCTACGTGCATAATTTCAATTGTGTAACCTTGAGAGTTGAAATTCCAATTATAAGAAAGCCTATTTGCTCAAAGTTGTATGCAGAAGTGCACTACAATATGTATGGAGACTACATACCCGGAGCTATATTTAGCTAGAAACATGTAATATCTGTACACGCACACATATACTTATAGTACTGatgaatattaaatttgttttcaacCAACATGAATAAATAACAAAAGAGAACTCCAGAgatccatttgattttatttaatacaAGAAAGTAAAGTTGCAACAGGATAACGTGAAAGATTTAGTAAGAAAGAATGCTTTTATATTATCCAACACACTAAAATGTTACTAATGTGAATTTTGAAATCATAAATAGTGATTTAGAATGGCAAGTTATTTgataacaaaaactaaaaaagcaAATGAAATGGAACACTAAATTCACATAGGAAGACAAGGAGAAAAGTCAGGTTCAATTAGAAAACAACCAACAAAAGGAAGTGGTAAGACCAtatgacttttgaatttctataAGAGATGGTTTTTCATACTTCTATACAGTAGTTGATGCCCAGTATGATCATCCATTGATTACTCATTTTCATGCtccaaaaatttaaacataaaaatacaaTCTACTTTCCTGCCTGAGCAATTATAATAGACACATGAAGCCTGGTATGTTGCTTTTATCAATTATCAGCCATGATTCAAATGAAGGGAAAAAAACACCcctgagaaataaaaaaagttacatcCACATCTAAAGCATAAccattaaaattgatttatacCTCAGTTTCTGCAGCACTGAGAGGTGCTTCAACACAAAATCACAGGTCCACtcaacaaaatcataacaaGATGTCAATGTTAACTCGGCAATGAGTCCTTCAGCCTGTAAAACCATCTCATGAATATGATCCAagttaaattaagaaaatagtgTGTTGCAAACACAGTAATCTTAACCAAATTTAAAATTCTCACAAGTCCTAAGGTCTCTATcgattcaaaaagaaaaatcactgCAGATAAGTTATTCATATTTCCAATACATTAAACAAAAGACTAACAAATCCGTCCATGACTTTGTAGGGTGCTCTCAAATAGGCCACTGAGATTATGACTATTACAAAAGGGTCCCTGACTTCAAATTTTACTCATATTAATCCTTCTTAGATTAtgttagggactaaattgatagtATTAGTAAGTGGTTAAATATAGGGACCACATTTTTAGTAAGTTGTTAAACTATAAGGACCTAATTGATAGTAAGTGGTtaattatagggaccaaaacttGACAGTTTAATAGGGACTAATTTAGTGGATTATTCTAAACAAAGTAAACAAAAACAGTGGGAAAAAAACAACTCACTCAAATTCCATTCTATTTCTAATTATAAACCAAATTAAACAAAGTCTCAAATCGccaaaacatcatcaaaattcataatcCATTGTATATTCTTTGACTAAAAGTAGAATCAAGCAAGAACAAAACTCAGCAAGTCACAAAACTATATCGATATTTAAACAGAAAAAAACATAGTGAAACAACCAATCTCATCTCCCTCAAATTCCATTCTATTTCTAATTATAAACGAATAAAACAAGTCTCGAATCGTCAAAACATATATCATAATCCATTCTACATTCCTTGACTAACAGTATAATCAATCGAGACCAACACATAACTATATCAATCGATTCCATATAATAATCTCACATAACCAAATCCATAAATATTTCTAATTATAAACAAAGTTTCAAATTACCAAAACATCATAGAATTCAGAATCCATTCTACATTCTTTGACTAACACAATAAAATCAAGCAAAACCAAAACACATCATAACTATATCAATCAAtctcatactccctccgtcccaaattgtatgtcgctttaggggaaaaaattgtcccaaattatatgtcgctttacaataccaatgcaacattaatgttacttttcctattataaccttaactatttattactatctcttctttcaattctttcatttatctttcccatgttatttattaaggacaattttgtaaaaaaactcataatatcttttttccacacaatattaattgcatttcttaatatgtatgaaatattcaaaacgacatacaatttggaacggagggagtaataaaaaTCTCAAACAAATAAATCCacaaatgcaacaaaaacaacaaaatgaaGTAGCAATTACCCTTCCATAAGCATTAACGTCCAATCCATTCACTAACAAATCACCAATATCCTTCTTCAAAAACTTCTCCGTCGCTTTCCTCTTCCTCCTTATCACATCGATCCGGTTCTTCGTCAACTTAATCAACGACTtacttcaaaattcaaaaaaaaatcaaaatcaaaaacctCATCATAAGTTCATAACTATATTAACAAACTCATTCAATTCTTCTTAATCAGAAACTAAATCAAGCATGCAAAACACAAAACATCATTCAAATATTAATCAACAATTCTTCAACGATTTACTTCAAaattcaaagaagaaaaaaaacctaaaacctCATCATAAATACATTAACAAACtcattcaaattttcttaatcaGAAACTAAATCAAGCATGCAAAACACA belongs to Medicago truncatula cultivar Jemalong A17 chromosome 6, MtrunA17r5.0-ANR, whole genome shotgun sequence and includes:
- the LOC25496909 gene encoding uncharacterized protein: MLDGLLGRGFAAKCKSLIKLTKNRIDVIRRKRKATEKFLKKDIGDLLVNGLDVNAYGRAEGLIAELTLTSCYDFVEWTCDFVLKHLSVLQKLSGCPEECREAIACLIIAAARFSDLPELRDLRQIFQERYGNCLDCYVNQEFAANLNPKSFTLEQKVRLMQEISSEFQIKWDSKAFELRMSKSSAKGHNTHKSDHSVGKPLQGKAEILLDKSPDQSNGGHKYRNGKEAAVSKADENYLHPKSKLPEKGFKPITRYDEVNLPRDSHGNPLPGKEELTSQKGVYWKEGSMLKPPIGCSSQDKRVHQFDDGSDLHDRKGNTTRVRETPDTATARKSPSHAGFHSKSNLNEPFAVNHGGLPDLDNSQRKVQKDETPKVKPYYSNGIPPPYVKPNSKLKTSTQRTELASSHIDNDGIPTNPSIHQKSDAASTTERIRSSLDNSEQDVQASRHAQPSKQDYEKESAVLGEAREFPILKQKSTRRRHSKSRSTHNDANKEDAEAARKSKSKRRDESKRGLQILFDDEKHKKDEEERVIDRLLIHYSKKPTISMPEKARRRSKSRHAHQMDDGPDKTPDIIPRAPRSVSLPHEQSQEMEINKVFTRAASFQPDRAKEARHVHPNLPDYDDLAARLAALRGT
- the LOC25496908 gene encoding alpha-galactosidase: MARLMVLAFCILMLLNIIASVPSSSAARLLGNNNNVTKIKSYMLQNGLGQTPPMGWNSWNHFGCDINESLIRDTADAMVSTGLAALGYKYINLDDCWAELNRDSQGNMVPKASTFPSGIKALAHYIHRKGMKLGIYSDAGNQTCSKRMPGSLGHEIQDAKTFASWGVDYLKYDNCENNGISVRERYPPMSEALLKSGRPIFFSMCEWGWEDPATWAKSVGNSWRTTGDIEDNWNSMTSIIDVNDKWASYAGPGGWNDPDMLEVGNGGMTTEEYRSHFSIWALAKAPLLVGCNIQAMDNITYELISNSEVIAVNQDKLGVQGKKVKSNNDLEVWAGPLNNNKVAVVLWNRSSSNATVTASWSDIGLKSETIVDARDLWEHSTQSMVSGEISAELDSHACKMYVLTPKRS